One window from the genome of Anguilla rostrata isolate EN2019 chromosome 5, ASM1855537v3, whole genome shotgun sequence encodes:
- the LOC135256120 gene encoding uncharacterized protein LOC135256120 → MDNHHLKLNPGKTEMIFIPAPSSNLLDFSISLGDTLVSSFPTANIAAVSRTCRFFLYNIRRIRPFLTTYATQLLVQARVLSHLDYCNSLLVGLPAYAIRPLQLIQNAAARLVYNLPRHSHVTPLLTDLHWLPVMARIKFKTLVLAYQAAKGSAPGYIQRIIRPNTPARPLRSATSGRLAPPPLRVCISRSRLLSVLAPRWWNDLPLAVRTAENLTTFKRRLKTHLFRLHLSSPLASL, encoded by the coding sequence atggataaccaccatcttaagctgaacccaggtaagacagagatgatcttcattcctgctccatcctctaacctccttgacttttctatttccctaggggacaccttggTGTCATCATTTCCCACTGCCAACATcgcggcggtgagtcgaacgtgcaggttcttcctgtacaacatccggagaatccgtcccttcctcaccacctacgcaacccaactcctggttcaagcgaggGTCCTGTCccacctggactactgcaactcgctgctggttggtctgccagcatacgccatcagacccctgcagctcatccagaatgctgcagctcgtctggtctacaacctccctagacattcccatgtcacccccctgctcactgacctccactggctgcctgttatggctcgcatcaaatttaagactttggtgcttgcataccaggcggctaaggggtcagcaccaggatacatccagaggatcatcagacccaaCACACccgccagacctctccgttctgccacctctggacgcttggcacctccccctcttcgtgtctgtatttcccgttcgcgtctgctgtctgtcctggcccctcgctggtggaatgaccttcccctggcagtcagaacagcagagaatctgacaaccttcaagcgcagactaaagactcatctcttcaggctgcacctctcctcACCCCTCgctagcctctag